The proteins below are encoded in one region of Mycobacterium pseudokansasii:
- a CDS encoding DegT/DnrJ/EryC1/StrS family aminotransferase → MKPRIAYTKPSITELEVRYATDAATNGWGERCYEYIQRFESAFKAHLGVKHAIATSSCTGALHMGMAALGIGPGDEVIMADTNWIATAAPIVHLGAKPIFVDIVPESWCIDPDLAEAAITPRTKAIVAVHLYGNLCEMDRLLAVGQKHGIPVIEDAAEAIGSIYHGKRAGSMGRFGTFSFHGTKTITTGEGGMFVTNDDNLYEEVLTLSNHGRARSQTKQFWPDVVGFKYKMSNIQAAIGCAQMERIDDLISRKREIFRVYKRGLAGVLGVSMNPEPTGTQNGFWMPTVVFEESTGVTTERLTAAFAAENIDARVFFHPLSTTPPFAGSPGGKWAGNISDCAINIPSFHDITEIEQCRVVQVVREICVA, encoded by the coding sequence GTGAAGCCCCGCATCGCTTACACCAAGCCGTCAATCACCGAGCTCGAGGTGCGCTACGCCACCGATGCCGCCACAAACGGTTGGGGAGAGCGTTGCTACGAATACATCCAGCGCTTCGAAAGCGCCTTCAAGGCACACCTCGGGGTCAAACACGCGATCGCCACCTCGAGTTGCACCGGTGCGCTGCACATGGGCATGGCCGCGCTCGGAATCGGCCCAGGTGACGAGGTCATCATGGCCGACACCAACTGGATCGCCACGGCCGCGCCCATCGTTCACCTCGGGGCGAAACCGATATTTGTCGACATCGTGCCGGAGAGTTGGTGCATCGACCCGGACCTGGCCGAAGCTGCCATCACCCCGCGCACCAAGGCCATTGTCGCTGTGCACCTGTATGGCAATCTTTGCGAGATGGACCGTCTCCTGGCAGTAGGACAGAAGCACGGTATCCCGGTGATCGAGGACGCGGCCGAGGCGATTGGTTCGATTTACCACGGAAAGCGTGCCGGTTCCATGGGGCGTTTTGGGACCTTTTCGTTTCACGGCACCAAGACGATCACCACCGGTGAGGGCGGCATGTTCGTCACCAATGACGACAACCTGTACGAGGAAGTTCTTACGCTGAGCAACCACGGCCGCGCGCGCAGCCAGACCAAGCAGTTCTGGCCGGATGTGGTTGGCTTCAAATACAAAATGTCGAACATCCAGGCAGCCATCGGTTGCGCGCAGATGGAACGTATCGATGATCTGATTTCACGAAAGCGGGAGATATTTCGGGTCTACAAGCGTGGGTTGGCCGGCGTGCTGGGGGTATCGATGAACCCTGAGCCGACGGGTACCCAAAATGGATTCTGGATGCCGACTGTTGTATTCGAAGAGTCAACCGGGGTGACGACCGAGCGTCTTACGGCTGCATTCGCGGCCGAAAATATCGATGCCCGGGTTTTCTTTCATCCGCTATCGACGACCCCTCCGTTCGCAGGATCGCCTGGAGGCAAATGGGCCGGCAACATTTCGGACTGTGCAATCAATATTCCCAGTTTCCATGACATCACCGAAATCGAGCAGTGCCGAGTCGTGCAAGTTGTCCGGGAGATTTGCGTTGCATGA
- a CDS encoding ATP-grasp domain-containing protein, which translates to MHEKSPRVLIAGIAGASLGTEIAKALNHAGGYDILGCDISPLAFGHYDVRFASTFLVDREAYAQNLLDLCVREQVDCIIPGGDEPAILIGRDHELFARAGIRLGQNNPQLTERLAHKGHCFEILESAGIRTPRTRTVDPGTDIGDFPMPCIVKPAVASGGSVFVFFVRSPEEARLYCTYLHNNGRTPLLQEYLPEDRGEFTVGVLSLPDGSCAGAIALKRAFHSKLSVSMRGPDFLISSGYSQGLIDDYPAICETAELIGRRLGSTGPLNIQGRVATDGTFVPFEINTRFSASTYLRTLAGFNEVDWYVRHLLGLAPRGALGISPGWYLRTLSEVAVPLWQVVK; encoded by the coding sequence TTGCATGAGAAGAGCCCGCGGGTGCTTATTGCCGGGATCGCGGGCGCATCGCTTGGGACCGAGATCGCCAAGGCCCTCAACCATGCCGGCGGTTATGACATCTTGGGATGCGACATCTCCCCGCTCGCTTTCGGGCACTATGACGTGCGTTTCGCCTCGACCTTCCTCGTCGACCGCGAAGCCTATGCCCAAAATCTGCTGGACCTTTGCGTCCGCGAGCAGGTCGATTGCATCATCCCGGGTGGCGACGAGCCCGCGATCCTCATCGGCAGAGACCACGAGCTGTTTGCGCGCGCCGGGATACGGCTCGGCCAAAACAACCCACAGCTCACCGAGCGCCTTGCCCACAAGGGTCACTGCTTCGAGATCCTTGAGAGTGCCGGTATCAGAACGCCGCGGACCCGAACGGTGGATCCGGGGACCGACATCGGCGACTTCCCGATGCCGTGCATCGTCAAGCCGGCGGTGGCGAGCGGCGGCAGCGTATTTGTGTTCTTTGTCAGGAGCCCTGAGGAAGCGCGCCTGTACTGCACCTACCTGCACAACAATGGCCGGACCCCGCTACTTCAGGAATACCTGCCGGAGGACAGAGGCGAGTTCACGGTCGGCGTTCTTTCGTTGCCCGACGGCAGCTGCGCGGGGGCGATAGCCCTCAAGCGCGCGTTTCACAGCAAACTTTCCGTCTCTATGCGCGGCCCGGACTTCCTCATTTCGAGCGGATATAGCCAGGGTCTGATCGACGATTATCCAGCCATCTGCGAGACCGCCGAACTGATCGGCAGGCGCCTCGGTAGCACCGGCCCCTTGAACATCCAGGGACGCGTCGCCACCGACGGCACGTTCGTTCCCTTCGAAATCAACACCCGGTTCTCTGCCAGCACCTATCTGAGGACACTCGCGGGTTTCAACGAGGTCGATTGGTACGTCCGGCACCTTCTCGGCCTCGCGCCGCGGGGCGCACTCGGCATCAGTCCGGGATGGTATTTGCGAACCCTGAGCGAGGTCGCCGTTCCGCTCTGGCAGGTCGTGAAATGA
- a CDS encoding NAD-dependent epimerase/dehydratase family protein, whose protein sequence is MIRWIVEGRLGTAPGDSIARDRPFHVVDTRTMVDKRGNSADDLLDKIREGVAELEGGGSVVVVCDFGVSRSNTIAAGILAEWRGLDFDAAVAQVIATTGEHAVKLEMVDSLRAALRKSPTPMRQDGILITGSSGFLGAALRDRLADSHRVVAPDRTTVDLLGPVVHFDRYCRDNEIGKIVHLAYPRIYTNNDAMGHSLTMLRGVLDVCKSLGIHLVLPSGAVVFSAYRSSSMIADVNTTMRPRGVYGETKFLEEVLVENARANGEVSSTIVRISPTFGPQSLRPRLIWFAHRRLKEGRPIVTHRYRNGLPSLQLLYIDDAIEGLASIIEKKGNAPIYHLGGSSSHEPREIINEMAEILGCHAAIDETSIDDDIANVFLDWSATETELDWRPTTTLSDGLRRTLASAASPDIQSGKGE, encoded by the coding sequence ATGATCCGATGGATCGTCGAAGGCCGACTCGGGACCGCGCCCGGTGACAGCATCGCGCGCGACCGCCCGTTTCACGTGGTCGATACGAGAACCATGGTCGACAAGCGCGGCAACTCGGCTGATGACCTGCTCGACAAGATCCGCGAGGGCGTGGCGGAACTCGAGGGCGGCGGCTCCGTCGTGGTTGTCTGCGATTTCGGCGTGTCGCGCAGCAACACGATCGCAGCCGGGATTCTAGCCGAATGGCGCGGCCTGGATTTCGATGCGGCGGTGGCTCAGGTCATCGCGACGACGGGAGAGCACGCGGTCAAGCTTGAGATGGTTGACTCCCTGCGCGCGGCACTGCGGAAGTCGCCCACGCCGATGCGCCAGGACGGCATCCTCATCACCGGCAGCAGCGGCTTTCTGGGGGCCGCCTTACGCGACCGCCTCGCGGATTCGCATCGTGTCGTTGCGCCCGACCGCACCACGGTAGACCTGCTGGGTCCCGTGGTCCACTTTGACCGCTATTGCCGCGACAACGAGATTGGAAAGATCGTTCATCTCGCCTACCCGCGGATCTACACCAACAACGACGCTATGGGCCACAGCTTGACCATGTTGCGGGGGGTTCTCGACGTCTGCAAATCGCTCGGAATTCACCTTGTCCTGCCCTCGGGCGCAGTGGTGTTCTCGGCGTACAGGTCGAGCTCGATGATTGCGGACGTCAACACAACGATGCGTCCTCGGGGGGTATACGGCGAAACAAAATTTCTCGAAGAAGTCCTCGTTGAAAATGCGCGGGCCAACGGTGAAGTCAGTTCCACTATCGTTCGAATCTCACCGACTTTCGGTCCGCAAAGCTTGCGTCCGCGCTTGATATGGTTCGCGCATCGGCGCCTGAAAGAAGGACGACCGATCGTGACCCACCGCTATCGCAACGGGTTGCCTAGTCTGCAGCTTCTCTACATTGATGACGCTATCGAGGGGCTTGCCAGCATCATAGAAAAGAAAGGAAACGCTCCGATCTACCATCTGGGTGGAAGTTCCTCCCATGAACCGCGCGAAATCATCAACGAAATGGCCGAGATCCTCGGGTGCCATGCGGCGATCGACGAGACTAGCATCGATGACGACATCGCGAACGTCTTCCTTGATTGGTCAGCAACGGAGACGGAATTGGATTGGCGGCCGACGACCACCCTAAGTGACGGGCTGCGCCGCACACTTGCGAGCGCCGCTTCTCCCGATATTCAGTCCGGAAAAGGTGAGTAA
- a CDS encoding TylF/MycF/NovP-related O-methyltransferase has product MDNRFSMLDARTQTSADEQYATKVQEFFSAGEGDILAKLKNFAKFVPRQTMATFLAKNEIFKQIVDVHGHIIECGVFMGGGLMTWAQLSAIYEPYNHTRRIVGFDTFAGFPSLADQDATAADATLSFAKVGGLAVQGIEDDIRHAVSLYDLNRPLGHIDRVELVKGDAQQTIPAYLADNQHTVVALLYLDFDLFEPTLAAIRTFLPRMPKGAVLAFDELNQKYWPGETLAVLESAGIRNLRIRRFPFTPQISYAVLD; this is encoded by the coding sequence ATGGATAACCGCTTTTCGATGCTCGACGCGCGCACACAAACTTCCGCGGACGAGCAATACGCTACTAAGGTTCAGGAATTCTTTAGCGCCGGCGAAGGTGACATACTCGCCAAACTGAAGAACTTCGCGAAGTTTGTTCCGCGACAGACAATGGCGACGTTCCTGGCCAAGAACGAGATCTTCAAGCAAATCGTGGACGTTCACGGCCATATCATCGAGTGTGGTGTCTTCATGGGGGGCGGCTTGATGACGTGGGCGCAGCTCTCGGCGATCTACGAGCCGTACAATCACACACGACGAATCGTGGGGTTCGACACCTTCGCCGGTTTCCCCAGCCTCGCGGACCAGGATGCGACAGCGGCGGACGCAACTCTGTCATTTGCCAAGGTCGGTGGCTTGGCGGTTCAAGGCATCGAGGATGACATTCGGCACGCTGTGTCGCTGTACGATCTCAATCGTCCGCTTGGGCATATCGACCGAGTGGAACTCGTCAAGGGTGACGCCCAACAGACGATCCCTGCTTATCTGGCAGACAACCAGCACACGGTGGTCGCGCTTCTCTACCTCGACTTTGATCTGTTCGAACCGACCCTAGCGGCGATCAGGACTTTCCTGCCAAGAATGCCCAAAGGCGCCGTACTCGCCTTCGACGAGCTCAACCAGAAATACTGGCCCGGCGAGACCCTTGCCGTACTGGAGTCGGCCGGAATCAGGAATCTCCGTATCAGGAGATTTCCATTTACGCCGCAAATTTCTTACGCGGTGCTGGACTGA
- a CDS encoding class I SAM-dependent methyltransferase, which translates to MRILPESKSVTEYYGHKRPEMLKFIPADAQRVLELGCGQGVFSAQLKKGRGAEVWGIEYNEEAARRAGDILDHVLAGDANQRIAELPDGYFDAIVCNDVLEHLVNPLETLTQLRGKLKPDGVVVASIPNIRYLPALGKVVFRKDFPQEDFGIFDRTHLRFFTRSSIVRMFEDAGYAVQRIKGINPFLGPFGALFIVLSGGYFADGVFLQYACVAAPAV; encoded by the coding sequence ATGCGAATCTTGCCGGAATCGAAAAGCGTCACCGAGTACTACGGCCACAAACGGCCGGAGATGCTGAAGTTCATCCCGGCCGACGCGCAACGCGTGCTCGAACTTGGCTGCGGCCAGGGAGTCTTCAGCGCCCAACTCAAGAAAGGCAGGGGCGCGGAAGTCTGGGGCATCGAATACAACGAGGAAGCGGCCCGACGCGCCGGCGACATCCTCGATCATGTGCTGGCCGGCGACGCGAACCAGCGGATCGCCGAGCTGCCTGATGGCTACTTCGACGCGATCGTCTGTAACGACGTCTTGGAGCATCTGGTCAATCCACTCGAGACACTGACCCAGCTTCGGGGCAAGCTCAAACCCGACGGTGTCGTCGTCGCGTCGATCCCCAACATCCGCTACCTGCCCGCGCTGGGCAAGGTGGTGTTCCGAAAAGACTTCCCCCAAGAGGACTTTGGCATCTTCGACCGCACCCACTTGCGTTTCTTCACGCGCAGCAGCATCGTGCGGATGTTCGAGGACGCGGGCTACGCCGTCCAGCGCATCAAAGGCATCAACCCCTTTTTGGGGCCGTTTGGCGCGCTGTTCATCGTGTTGAGCGGCGGGTACTTCGCCGACGGGGTGTTTCTGCAGTACGCGTGCGTGGCCGCACCGGCAGTTTGA